One genomic region from Nostoc sphaeroides encodes:
- a CDS encoding SDR family NAD(P)-dependent oxidoreductase, whose amino-acid sequence MPTALITGASSGIGKAFAEELAARKTNLVLVARSEEKLSQLAKQLEEQHKIQVEVIVKDLTEPNSASAVFDVTKERGLTIDLLINNAGFGYYGDFAEGDGERQVKIVQLNILALVDLTHKFLPLMRQRRSGSIINVSSITAFQPIPYLSVYAASKAFILSFSEALWAENNQYGVRILVTCPGPIETNFFAEANFPPALASTTDKVYSSQKVVWECLDALEKGYPTVISSDTSTQIRSKLSRLVPRKLLLNMLAKHFKS is encoded by the coding sequence ATGCCTACTGCTTTAATTACTGGTGCTTCTAGTGGTATTGGTAAAGCTTTTGCCGAGGAACTAGCTGCACGCAAGACAAATCTTGTACTCGTTGCTCGTTCGGAAGAGAAACTAAGCCAATTAGCTAAACAACTAGAAGAACAACACAAAATTCAAGTAGAGGTTATAGTCAAAGACCTCACAGAACCTAATTCAGCATCTGCTGTATTTGATGTCACTAAAGAAAGGGGATTAACCATTGACTTATTAATCAATAATGCTGGTTTTGGTTACTATGGCGACTTTGCCGAAGGGGATGGAGAAAGACAAGTCAAAATTGTACAATTAAACATTTTGGCATTGGTAGATTTAACCCATAAATTTCTCCCCTTGATGCGGCAACGTCGTTCTGGAAGTATTATTAACGTATCCTCTATTACCGCATTTCAACCGATACCATACCTTTCTGTTTATGCTGCCAGTAAAGCTTTTATTCTCAGCTTTAGTGAAGCACTATGGGCAGAAAATAATCAATATGGCGTCCGTATTTTAGTAACTTGTCCAGGGCCAATAGAAACAAACTTTTTTGCAGAAGCTAATTTTCCTCCAGCGCTGGCAAGTACTACAGATAAAGTGTATTCTTCCCAAAAAGTTGTTTGGGAGTGTTTAGACGCTTTGGAAAAAGGCTATCCAACTGTTATTAGTTCTGATACTAGCACTCAAATTAGAAGCAAATTATCTCGACTTGTACCGCGCAAACTTCTGTTGAATATGTTAGCAAAACACTTCAAATCCTAA
- a CDS encoding photosystem II S4 domain protein — MLPREELLKGVENRDSVARVIDQAEQAIKTWEVVLTDFLSPPELAEIQRVFNRLTEVQLVAWGGYPQAERQRIAIARSELPLDQSQVSLVAVEIAGNFLFDTASHRDFLGAMLGTGIVREKTGDVIVLGERGAQAIVAPELVEFLELSLKQVRSVPVKTQRIEVSELRVREPKKKELTTVEASLRLDAIASAGFGMSRSKMVDFIDAGDVRVNWKEVTQASSQVKSGDLIAIRSKGRLEVGEIAVTKKDRYRVQLTRYI, encoded by the coding sequence CTTTTAAAAGGCGTTGAAAATCGAGATAGTGTAGCTCGTGTAATCGACCAAGCGGAGCAAGCCATCAAAACTTGGGAAGTGGTTTTGACTGATTTTCTGTCTCCCCCAGAATTGGCAGAAATTCAACGGGTGTTTAACCGATTAACAGAAGTGCAATTAGTTGCGTGGGGCGGATATCCGCAAGCTGAACGCCAAAGAATAGCGATCGCTCGTTCAGAACTTCCCTTAGATCAATCTCAAGTCAGCCTTGTAGCTGTAGAAATTGCTGGTAATTTCCTGTTTGATACCGCCTCTCACCGCGACTTTTTAGGCGCAATGTTGGGGACGGGAATTGTTCGTGAAAAGACGGGAGATGTTATTGTCTTGGGAGAACGAGGGGCGCAGGCGATTGTTGCACCAGAGTTGGTGGAATTTTTGGAATTGAGCCTGAAACAGGTGCGATCGGTTCCTGTGAAAACTCAGCGAATTGAGGTAAGTGAATTAAGGGTTAGGGAACCAAAGAAAAAAGAATTAACTACTGTGGAGGCTTCTTTAAGATTAGATGCGATCGCATCTGCTGGTTTTGGCATGTCCCGCAGCAAAATGGTTGATTTCATTGATGCTGGTGATGTCCGCGTCAATTGGAAGGAAGTTACTCAAGCTAGTTCTCAAGTCAAATCAGGCGACTTAATCGCCATTCGCTCTAAAGGACGTTTAGAAGTTGGGGAAATCGCCGTTACAAAAAAAGACCGTTACCGAGTTCAATTAACAAGGTATATCTAA